In Cyprinus carpio isolate SPL01 chromosome B16, ASM1834038v1, whole genome shotgun sequence, the following are encoded in one genomic region:
- the LOC109106480 gene encoding cytosolic 5'-nucleotidase 3-like isoform X3, with translation MPEFEKSTVHIRDPERVEQIICSLIKGGASKLQIITDFDMTLSKFAVNGKRCPTCHNIIDNCKLVTEECRKKLLQLKETYYPIEVDPHLTMEEKYPFMVEWYFKSHTFLVEQRLQKDKLPEVVRESDVCLREGYEQFFDRLHQHNVPMFIFSAGLGDVLEEIIRQAGVYHTNVKVVSNFMDFDDNGVLKGFKGELIHVYNKHDGALRNTEYFKQLKDNGNIILLGDSLGDLTMADGVPNVENILKIGFLNDKIEERLEKYMDSYDIVLVRDETLEVPNSILQKIL, from the exons ATGCCAGAATTTGAGAAGAGCACAGTTCACATCAGAGACCCTGAGAGGGTGGAGCAGATTATCTGCAGTCTCATTAAAGGTGGAGCATCGAAACTGCAG ATCATCACAGATTTTGATATGACGTTAAGCAAGTTTGCTGTCAATGGAAAACGTTGCCCAACATGTCATA ATATTATTGACAACTGCAAGCTAGTGACAGAAGAATGTAGGAAGAag CTGCTTCAACTGAAGGAGACGTATTATCCAATAGAGGTTGACCCACATCTGACCATGGAGGAGAAATATCCATTTATGGTGGAGTG GTATTTTAAGTCTCACACGTTTTTGGTAGAACAGAGATTGCAGAAGGACAAACTTCCAGAGGTCGTGAGAGAGTCGGATGTCTGTCTAAG GGAAGGGTACGAGCAGTTCTTTGACCGGCTGCACCAGCACAATGTTCCTATGTTCATTTTTTCCGCCGGTCTGGGAGATGTGCTGGAGGAAATTATCAGACAAGCTGGTGTCTACCACACCAACGTCAAAGTTGTGTCCAACTTCATGGACTTTGATGATAAT GGGGTTCTGAAAGGCTTTAAAGGAGAGCTGATCCATGTTTACAACAAGCATGACGGTGCCCTGAGGAACACAGAGTATTTCAAACAACTGAAGGACAATGGAAACATTATTCTGCTCGGAGACTCTCTCGGTGATCTCACCATGGCAGATGGTGTGCCCAACGTAGAGAACATCCTCAAAATCGGCTTTCTTAATGATAAG ATAGAGGAACGGTTAGAAAAGTACATGGACTCTTACGATATAGTTCTGGTGAGGGATGAAACACTTGAAGTGCCTAATTCCATACTACAGAAGATCTTATAA
- the LOC109106480 gene encoding cytosolic 5'-nucleotidase 3-like isoform X2 — protein MNQINPSRYEMPEFEKSTVHIRDPERVEQIICSLIKGGASKLQIITDFDMTLSKFAVNGKRCPTCHNIIDNCKLVTEECRKKLLQLKETYYPIEVDPHLTMEEKYPFMVEWYFKSHTFLVEQRLQKDKLPEVVRESDVCLREGYEQFFDRLHQHNVPMFIFSAGLGDVLEEIIRQAGVYHTNVKVVSNFMDFDDNGVLKGFKGELIHVYNKHDGALRNTEYFKQLKDNGNIILLGDSLGDLTMADGVPNVENILKIGFLNDKIEERLEKYMDSYDIVLVRDETLEVPNSILQKIL, from the exons atgaacCAAATCAACCCGTCCAGATATGAG ATGCCAGAATTTGAGAAGAGCACAGTTCACATCAGAGACCCTGAGAGGGTGGAGCAGATTATCTGCAGTCTCATTAAAGGTGGAGCATCGAAACTGCAG ATCATCACAGATTTTGATATGACGTTAAGCAAGTTTGCTGTCAATGGAAAACGTTGCCCAACATGTCATA ATATTATTGACAACTGCAAGCTAGTGACAGAAGAATGTAGGAAGAag CTGCTTCAACTGAAGGAGACGTATTATCCAATAGAGGTTGACCCACATCTGACCATGGAGGAGAAATATCCATTTATGGTGGAGTG GTATTTTAAGTCTCACACGTTTTTGGTAGAACAGAGATTGCAGAAGGACAAACTTCCAGAGGTCGTGAGAGAGTCGGATGTCTGTCTAAG GGAAGGGTACGAGCAGTTCTTTGACCGGCTGCACCAGCACAATGTTCCTATGTTCATTTTTTCCGCCGGTCTGGGAGATGTGCTGGAGGAAATTATCAGACAAGCTGGTGTCTACCACACCAACGTCAAAGTTGTGTCCAACTTCATGGACTTTGATGATAAT GGGGTTCTGAAAGGCTTTAAAGGAGAGCTGATCCATGTTTACAACAAGCATGACGGTGCCCTGAGGAACACAGAGTATTTCAAACAACTGAAGGACAATGGAAACATTATTCTGCTCGGAGACTCTCTCGGTGATCTCACCATGGCAGATGGTGTGCCCAACGTAGAGAACATCCTCAAAATCGGCTTTCTTAATGATAAG ATAGAGGAACGGTTAGAAAAGTACATGGACTCTTACGATATAGTTCTGGTGAGGGATGAAACACTTGAAGTGCCTAATTCCATACTACAGAAGATCTTATAA
- the LOC109105851 gene encoding sorcin — protein sequence MNFQGYGAPAAGGYPGGFPGQQQDPLYGYFTAVAGQDGQISAEELQACLTQANFSGGYRPFNIETCRLMISMLDRDMSCSMGFNEFKELWAVLSGWKQHFMSIDRDMSGTVDPQEMSQAVSSMGYRLSPQAMNCVIKRYSSNGKISFDDYVACCVKLRSLTDVFRKRDQAQQGVATFQYDDFIQCTMSI from the exons ATGAATTTCCAGGGATACGGTGCACCGGCTGCGGGCGGG TATCCAGGTGGATTCCCTGGACAGCAGCAGGACCCTCTGTATGGATACTTCACTGCCGTCGCTGGTCAA GATGGCCAGATATCTGCAGAGGAACTTCAGGCTTGTTTGACTCAGGCCAACTTCTCTGGTGGCTACAGAC CTTTCAACATTGAGACATGTAGACTGATGATCAGCATGCTTGAT AGAGACATGTCTTGCTCAATGGGTTTCAATGAGTTTAAGGAGTTGTGGGCAGTGCTCAGCGGCTGGAAGCAGCACTTCATGAGCATTGACAGGGACATGAGTGGCACAGTTGACCCACAAGAAATGAGCCAAGCTGTTTCCTCTATGG GGTACAGACTGAGTCCCCAGGCCATGAACTGCGTAATTAAGCGTTACAGCTCTAATGGGAAGATCTCATTTGATGATTATGTCGCTTGCTGTGTCAAACTTAGGAGCTTGACTG ATGTGTTCAGAAAGAGGGACCAGGCACAGCAGGGAGTAGCGACATTTCAATATGATGAT TTCATCCAGTGCACCATGAGCATCTGA
- the LOC109106480 gene encoding cytosolic 5'-nucleotidase 3-like isoform X1, whose amino-acid sequence MDRNAVVKVGAMASVTVCALFGGVVFAQYIFTKKQRAGKKTKIIEMMPEFEKSTVHIRDPERVEQIICSLIKGGASKLQIITDFDMTLSKFAVNGKRCPTCHNIIDNCKLVTEECRKKLLQLKETYYPIEVDPHLTMEEKYPFMVEWYFKSHTFLVEQRLQKDKLPEVVRESDVCLREGYEQFFDRLHQHNVPMFIFSAGLGDVLEEIIRQAGVYHTNVKVVSNFMDFDDNGVLKGFKGELIHVYNKHDGALRNTEYFKQLKDNGNIILLGDSLGDLTMADGVPNVENILKIGFLNDKIEERLEKYMDSYDIVLVRDETLEVPNSILQKIL is encoded by the exons ATGGACAGAAACGCGGTGGTTAAAGTCGGCGCGATGGCGAGCGTTACTGTATGCGCGCTGTTCGGCGGAGTCGTGTTCGCTCAGTACATTTTCACCAAGAAACAGAGAGCGGGAAAGAAAACCAAGATAATCGAAATG ATGCCAGAATTTGAGAAGAGCACAGTTCACATCAGAGACCCTGAGAGGGTGGAGCAGATTATCTGCAGTCTCATTAAAGGTGGAGCATCGAAACTGCAG ATCATCACAGATTTTGATATGACGTTAAGCAAGTTTGCTGTCAATGGAAAACGTTGCCCAACATGTCATA ATATTATTGACAACTGCAAGCTAGTGACAGAAGAATGTAGGAAGAag CTGCTTCAACTGAAGGAGACGTATTATCCAATAGAGGTTGACCCACATCTGACCATGGAGGAGAAATATCCATTTATGGTGGAGTG GTATTTTAAGTCTCACACGTTTTTGGTAGAACAGAGATTGCAGAAGGACAAACTTCCAGAGGTCGTGAGAGAGTCGGATGTCTGTCTAAG GGAAGGGTACGAGCAGTTCTTTGACCGGCTGCACCAGCACAATGTTCCTATGTTCATTTTTTCCGCCGGTCTGGGAGATGTGCTGGAGGAAATTATCAGACAAGCTGGTGTCTACCACACCAACGTCAAAGTTGTGTCCAACTTCATGGACTTTGATGATAAT GGGGTTCTGAAAGGCTTTAAAGGAGAGCTGATCCATGTTTACAACAAGCATGACGGTGCCCTGAGGAACACAGAGTATTTCAAACAACTGAAGGACAATGGAAACATTATTCTGCTCGGAGACTCTCTCGGTGATCTCACCATGGCAGATGGTGTGCCCAACGTAGAGAACATCCTCAAAATCGGCTTTCTTAATGATAAG ATAGAGGAACGGTTAGAAAAGTACATGGACTCTTACGATATAGTTCTGGTGAGGGATGAAACACTTGAAGTGCCTAATTCCATACTACAGAAGATCTTATAA